A single window of Colletotrichum higginsianum IMI 349063 chromosome 8, whole genome shotgun sequence DNA harbors:
- a CDS encoding Gata transcription factor, producing the protein MPSGPSSPRSASLPRSESSPSGTQALTATNPTESHGHVSNNGQQDPASPTKLSWNHLRQGESHQRIRHGAKQLLRLTESFSAFDRAGPAGGHDTAHEHAFPTDDDLRTMSRLSHSIARDINEIRALRKDDPNAQNQKRKTDESSQQQAAFRNDASDRGDPPARRPGRRAEFSCHKCHRVETPEWRPGPDGPGTLCNVCGLIYAKRERKKDELTMPTFGSPTFS; encoded by the exons ATGCCTTCCGGCCCCTCCAGTCCGCGATCCGCCTCCCTCCCGAGGTCCGAGTCGTCGCCCTCCGGCACACAAGCCTTAACCGCGACCAACCCAACCGAGTCGCACGGCCATGTCAGTAACAACGGACAGCAAGACCCGGCCTCTCCCACGAAGCTGTCGTGGAACCATCTCAGGCAGGGCGAAAGCCATCAGCGC ATTCGCCATGGCGCAAAACAGTTGCTTCGCCTGACCGAGAGCTTCTCTGCTTTCGATCGCGCTGGTCCGGCTGGCGGCCACGACACCGCACATGAGCACGCCTTCcccaccgacgacgacctgcgAACCATGTCGCGCCTCTCGCACAGCATCGCCCGCGACATCAACGAAATCCGGGCCCTCAGGAAGGACGACCCGAACGCCCAAAACCAAAAGCGAAAGACCGACGAGAGCAGCCAGCAACAGGCGGCTTTTCGGAACGACGCGTCGGACCGTGGGGatccgcccgcccgccgaccCGGACGCCGAGCCGAGTTCTCGTGCCACAAGTGCCACCGCGTCGAAACTCCCGAGTGGCGGCCCGGCCCGGACGGCCCCGGCACCCTCTGCAACGTCTGCGGCCTGATATATGCAAAGAGAGAGCGCAAAAAGGACGAGCTGACGATGCCTACTTTTGGTTCTCCCACCTTTTCTTGA